Sequence from the Priestia megaterium genome:
AGCCTACCTAGAAAAAGCTGTTACTGTTTTTGAAATTGAGCAAAATGAAGCGTTTGTGACCATTATTCAAGAAGAGATGTCTAAATATCATGAAATAAAAAAGAAGAGCTGATAGCTCTTCTTTTTTTATCTCCAATACACTGGGTGTGGGTAAAACGGGCGAGGACGAGGGTAAAAGTAAGGGGAATGGTAATAAATAGGACGAGGATAAGGGTAAGGATAAAATGGACGTGGGCGAGGATATGGATAATAACCATAAGGGAATCTTTCGTCAGTTTCATGGGGATTCGAATAATAATCATAGCCATATTGATATTCTTCTAAAGGTTGTTCCGGGTAATATTGATAATTCACTATTTTCACCGCCTAAATTTTTATGCTTTTTACTGTATTCAACATAGAAAGAATTGGAGTATGTACCATCAAACTTTTAATTTGAAAAAGGCGCGAGACAAGGAGTATTTTGAAAATAAAAACAAATTAGCTTTCCTTCTCGTTTTCTTGTGAGTTATCAGTATCGGGAGGGTTGGGAAGTTCGAAGCTTTTAATAAAAGAAGCGTAAGCAATCGTGTCTTTAATAGGATTTACATAAGATAATTGTTGACCTCGATAGCTGAAATTAAATGTAATCCAAGCAAAATCTTTATTATTATTGGAAATCAGTGTTGCATTATGTATAAAAGCAGATGCGGCAATCATCGCATCCGGACCTTTAATTTTTTTATTGGATTCTATTTTAGCTTTTCGGCGGATTTGGGCTGCTAGCTGCGCGATTTCACTTGTAACGTCTACGATCTTATCTGTCATATCGTAAATATAATGATATTTTACTGCTTTGACTTGAGGATTTGTTTCTACTTCCCAATGCGACAGAAGTTCCATTTCTACAACGGTAGGCATTAAAAATTCCGCATTATTTGAAATAAGTTCATTAATATATTCCACAACTTCTGGATAATTAAGCGCATGTGAAGCCCAAATGTTTGTATCAATGATTACTTTTTCATCCAACACAAATCGTTCACTCCTCTCTACTAGCCATTCGTACCAGCTCTTCTAACCCAAAAGGTGAGTAAAGAGCCGCAGATTCTGAAAGCTGATTGCTTAATAGAAGCTTTTCATGTTTAGTTAATCTAGTTTTTGCAGATTTTATGAGCTTTTCTTGTGTGTCATTTAATGTTTTATCTTTTTTATCATACGTGCGTAGAACTTTATTTTGAGGTTTGTATTTAAGATTTTTCTTCTGCATAGGGGGTGAGGAAGGTGATTGTGGCGAGGGTTGTGTATAAATTTTTCCATTTATTTTTAGTTTAAAGTGCTTCTGAACTTCCTTGCTGTATGTTCCTTTTTGGTCATCTACCAAGCGCTGTGCTTTCATGATATCCCTGCCTTTTATATAAATTTATATAGTATATGTGATGAAATTTTCTCTTACTATTCCTTTTATATAAAAAGATTAAAAAAATTAGCTTCCGGGAGTTATTAAATTAACTAATGTTTGCCTGGTGGGTGATAATCTCAGCGAATACCGGACAAAGGTTTAAAAACATGATATCGTATAAGAGAAATAAATCAGTATAGGTTAGAGAAGGAACTACAAAAAAGGGGATGCAAAATGAAAACAGAAAAACAAAAAATGCTGGATGGAGAATTATATCTTTCCGCTGATCCGCAATTAATGAAAGAACGTGAAAACGCTCGAAGATTAACAAGGCTTTATAACCAAACAACAGAAAGGGAAGAAGAAATACGTACAAACTTATTAAAAGAACTGTTTGGTTCTACGGGAAATTCTCTTTACATTGAGCCTACTTTCCGCTGTGACTACGGTTCTAACATTCATGTTGGAGAAAATTTTTATGCTAACTTTGATTGCGTACTTTTAGATGTATGTGAAATAAGAATAGGAGATAATTGTTTTCTTGCACCAGGTGTACATATCTATACAGCAACTCATCCTTTGCATGCCCTTGAAAGAATTTCAGGAGCTGAGTTTGGAAAGCGCGTAGAAATAGGAAATAACGTCTGGATTGGGGGAAGAGCCATTATTAATCCAGGAGTGAAAATAGGCAACAATGCGGTAATTGCTTCGGGTGCCGTTGTGACAAAGAATGTTCCTGATAACGTGGTAGTCGGAGGCAATCCTGCGGTTATAATCAAGCGTATTGAAGATTAAAGAATAAACAAAGAGCTTTTGAATTGTAAAAGCTCTTTGTTTATACGGTGTTTTATTGCGGATTTGGCTCGTCCTCATTTATAATGTTTTGGTTAAATGTAAAAATATACATATTTCCTTCCGAGATCATCCATACTTTATTGACAAAGGAAAATTAATCATGGTATATTATCTTTAATTAAAGATATTTAAATTAAAGATAAATAATGAATGATAAACTAGACGATTTATCCGGAGGAATGTAGAATGAACCACTTAAAAGGAATACACCACGTAACGGCTATTACAAGCAGTGCAGAAAAGAATTATGAATTTTTCACATATGTGTTAGGTATGCGCTTAGTTAAAAAAACGGTCAATCAAGATGATATTCAAACGTATCATTTATTTTTCGCAGATGATAAAGGCAGCGCCGGAACGGACATGACTTTTTTTGATTTTCCTGGCATTCCAAAAGGTTCTCACGGAACAAATGAAATTTCAAAAACATCTTTCCGCGTTCCAAATGATGCGGCTTTAGACTATTGGGTAAAGCGCTTTGATCGCCTAGAAGTAAAGCATACGGGGATTCAAGAGCTATTTGGGAAAAAGACGCTTTCGTTTGTTGATTTTGACGATCAGCAGTATCAGTTAATTTCCGATGAAGGAAATCAAGGAGTTGAATCAGGCACTCCTTGGCAAAAAGGCCCTGTACCTCTTCAATACGCTATTACGGGACTCGGTCCTATCTTTATTCGTATTGCCGAGTTTAATTACTTTAAAGAAATGATGGAAAAAGTCCTTTTATTTAAAGAGATTGCTCAAGAGGGAGATCTTCACCTATTTGAAGTAGGAGAAGGAGGAAACGGTGCGCAAGTAGTAGTCGAACACAATGAAAAACTTCCGCAGGCTCAGCAAGGTTTTGGAACGGTTCATCACGTTGCTTTTCGCGTAGAAAATCGACAGGCTCTTGAGGAATGGATTAACCGAATGCCAAGCTTTGGTTTCCATACGTCTGGTTATGTGAATCGTCACTTCTTTGAATCGTTGTATGCAAGAGTGGCTCCGCAAATTTTATTTGAATTTGCGACAGATGGACCAGGATTTATGGGAGATGAACCTTACGAAACGCTCGGAGAAAAATTATCACTGCCTCCGTTTTTAGAGCCAAAACGTGCAGAAATTGAGAAGCTCGTCCGTCCGATTGATACAGTAAGAAGTACAAAAGAGTTTGTGAAAGAATAGTACACAAAAAACACTCAAATAGCTATTTGAGTGTTTTTTGCTGTTTCGAAGACGAATCAGCTTTCAAAACGCTAAAAAAAACGTGTTTTTGATATCTTCTACTTTTATATATACCTGTCGCGAATGTTTACTTAAAAAATGCCAATGTTCTACAAGGAAGGAGTAGGAGTGGGTTGTGCATAGCCTTCTTTATATTTTTCATCGATGTCTTTGCGAATATCTTTTATTGATTTGCCTCGGTTATAGTCGAGCATAGCTTTAGCTGCAATTTCTATACACAATCCGCATTTTGTTCCATGATCATCCCAGACAACTGCTCCATTTCTTTTGTTTTTAAAAATAAAGCAGTCATAGCTATTTTTGTGATTCGCTTCCATGCCACATCCGCAGTAGCAAGGGATTTTTTCAAGTAGTTCACGGTTTTTAGCAACGGATAGATAAACTAGTTTCATATCTTTAGGCTGGTTCTTCAAAAACTGTGGTAAAACATCTGCTCCTGAAGTCTCTTCTCGAATATCAGCAACTGCAGCTTTATGATGTTCATGACCTGAATGTGCAGAAGAGTTTGTGGCAGAAGAAGTTGTTGCATTGTTTGAACAAGCGGATAATCCAATACTTGTAGCGAGAATCCCCAACAAAATAATTGATTTTTTCAATACAATTAACATCCTTTCATGTGAAAATAAATGATAGTTGCATCATACACGGCAGTTTATCTATGTAGATAATCAAATACCTGCTTGTTTATATCTAATTCTCTATAAGTATGCAGAGCGGTTATCGTGTATGATAGAGATGGACGAGGAAAAAATATGAAGCATGAATTTATCATAAGGTGCGTTTTGTAAGTAATTGGACAGAAGGAGAAAGTGAACGGAGGTTAAACAGTAGTGAGTGAACAAAATCAACGTCTTTTTGAATATATTTTAGAGAATTCAGCCTCTATCAGTGAAGAATGGCTGCGCCAAAGAAGTAATATAAAAGGATCGATTTACTCAAAGGACGCAGATGCTTCAGTTGAGAAAAAGCTGCGCGAGCAGCATCTTTATACGATCGAAACAATTGCGAGCGGCTTTCTTGACGATCAAGAGATTTTTAAACAACGTATGATGAAATGGACGACGGAAGTAGTAAACAGCAGAATTAAATTTGATACGCCGATTTACGAAGTAGTAGAAGCGCTAAGCAAAACAAGAAAAATTATTTGGACGTATGTCAAAACATATAGTCTGATACATTCATCTATTACAAAAGAAGATATACTGTCTTGGAGTGAAGTTTATCATACAACATTTGATAAACTCATTAATGAATTCTCCGAACAGTATTATAAAATCACAAGGCAAAAAATAAGTCTTCAGCAAGAGCTAATCGACGAAACGAGTTTTCCTGTCATTCCAATTGTAGATCACATCGCGGTCTTGCCTTTGGTAGGGCTTATTGATGAAATCAAAGGTGATTCTATTATCGAGGTTGTTCCAAAAAGGTGTGCAGAAAAACATATAAGGCATCTAGTCATTGACTTATCGGGTGTAAATTATGTAGATACGTATGTTGCTCACAAATTTTTTGATTTGATTAACATTTTGCAGCTGCTAGGCATCCATGCGATTATGTCAGGAGTGAGTCCTGACATGGCTCAGACGGCTGTTAATGTAGGAATTAGTTTTAATAAAATTGAAACGTTTGGACATTTAAAACAAGCTCTCTCTTCGCTTGGTGTAAAGAAAAAAGAAGAAGAATAAAGTATAGAAATGCTAGATCGAAACGGAACTGTTTGAGACCTTTACTCTCAGTTCCGTTTCTTTTTGTTTGTCTATATTCTGCTGCATTCAAAATCTTGTAAGCATGCCTTACAAACTCCTTTTCACATGGGGACAAATGGAAGATACTAAGGAGCAAACAAACGGCGGTTTTCTATGCCAAACGTCTCGTTTAGTTCAAGAATGGAGGTGTAAAGAGAAGAATAAGAGAAGTACATAATGAGATAGTTAAAGTTCTAGATAAGCACTGATAAGCCGTGTGATTAAGGAGGAGTTCTATGAAAATAATTTATCTTCTTTGCCTGCTTCCGTTTGTAGGAATATTAGGTTTATTACCTTTTGTTAACAAAGTGACGCCGTTTATTTTAGGGATGCCTTTTTTTCTCTTTTGGATTGTTATGTGGGTAATCCTTACGTCTTTTATTATGGGTATTGTGTACAAGCTCGATCCTGCTGTTAAAGGAGGAGATAAATAATGAATACCGCTCTGATTATTATTTTTGGTTTTTTACTTTTAGCTATTTATCTTGGAATTCGAGCTACGCGAGGCAAAAAAATGGATTTAGAACAGTGGAGCGTAGGCGGCAGAGGTTTTGGAACTATTTTTGTCTTCTTTTTGATGGCGGGTGAAATCTATACTACTTTTACGTTTCTAGGAGGAAGCGCTTGGGCATATGGAAAAGGAGGGCCAGCGTTTTATATTTTAGCCTATATTTCTTTAGCGTACGTGTTAGGGTATTGGATTGGTCCGCAAATATGGCGATATGCGAAGAAACATAAGCTCATGTCTCAGCCGGATTTTTTTGTTTCAAAATACAACAGCCCGTTTCTAGGCATCGTTGTTTCTTGCGCAGGGGTGCTGGCAATTGTTCCTTATATTATTTTACAATTCAAAGGCTTAGGTATTATTGTATCTGAAGCTTCTTATGGCTCTATCTCTTCAACCGCAGCCATTTGGATTGGAGCCATATCATTAACGGTTTACTTAATGATATCAGGCATACATGGTTCCGCGTGGACGGCTATTGTCAAAGATATTATGATTTTTATTGTCGTATTATTTTTAGGAATATATATGCCGTTTCATTATTACGGAGGCTTACAGCCAATGTTTGAGGCTGTGCATCAAGCAAATCCAACGTTTCTTACTCTTCCCAAGACAGGGCTAAGTATTTCGTGGTTTATTTCTACAGTCATGCTGACCGTATTAGGATTTTACATGTGGCCGCATACGTTTAATGCAACGTATTCAGCTGAAAACGAGAATGTATTTCGAAAGAATTCTATTATAAGTCCTATTTATACGTTAATGCTGCTTTTTGTCTTTTTTGTAGGGTTTACTGCTCTTATGCAGGTACCTGGACTACAAGGCGCAGAAGCGGACTTGTCACTGCTTCGTCTTTCCATTCAAACATTTGATCCGTGGATTGTCGGCTTTATTGGCGCAGCTGGTTTATTAACAGCACTTGTGCCTGGATCGATGCTTTTGATGGCAGCTTCTACGTCACTATCTAAAAACGTTTATGGCGTTCTTGTTCCCTCAGCGACGGGCAAACAAATTTCGATACTGGCTAAATGCTTCGTACCGGTCATTGCGCTTGTTTCAGTCTATTTTACGCTTCATGGAGGGAATACGATTGTAACGCTTTTACTAATGGGCTACAGCATTGTGACGCAGCTGTTTCCTGCTTTTATTTTTAGTTTAATGAAAAACAATATCGTGACTAAATACGGGGCGTGTGCAGGTATTGTTGCCGGCATTGCGTCTGTGATGTATATAACGATTACTGAAACAACGCTTGGCACGTTGTTTCCTGCGTTGCCACAAATCATTAAAGATACAAATGTCGGCGTTATTTCTTTATTTATTAATTTAGTTGTATTAATGGTGGTCAGTTTAGCAACGAAAAAAATCACCGCACAGCCGCATTTTGAAAGCGGGGCAGTAGATGGAAAACAAATTTTGTGAAAATCTTTTTCTAATTGCGTTTTAAGAACATCATGAAGGGTATAAAAGTAGTGCATCACCAAAATGTTCAATATGGCTGCAAGACATACAAAAAGCAGCCTTCTCGATAAAATGTAACGATTGCGTTGTTTTTAAACATAGGTAACGAGTGTGAAAAGCAACAAGACGTATGCCACAAGCGGTGTACGTCTTTTCTATGAAAGATATTTACCTAAAAAAGGAGATGATAACATGACATCTGAAAAAGCATTTGAGCAAAAGAAAGATCTTTTAATGAATCAAATTATTGAATCGGGTTACTTTAAAGCAGAAGACGGGAGACATTTGTACGAATTGAATTTAAGTGAACTAGAACAAACGCATCACGATCTTCAAAACCAAAAGATAAGAGAAGTATAATTAAAATCTCCCAGATTATTAGAAATTCAGCTGATTTCGTCCAGCTGTTCAGTTTGTTCCTCCGCGGCTTTTTTGCTTGAAAGCAGGCACTTTTCTTTTTCTTCCGGTGCGTTTACAACCTCGCTGTTTCCAATCATACTCCTCAAACATATAACTCAACACTTAAGAAACATGCGAATAAAAACAAAAAAAGCGCAGAAGCTGCGCTTTTTTTGTTGAGTTAAAAACGAGTGGAAGCCGCTGTTTTTTTAGGTTTGCTCATTGCTTTTTTTAATACTTCAGAAAAATAGGGCTCTCCGCTAGGATTTTGCTGTCTAAGCAAGTCAATGGTTCCTTTCACATCATCCATAGCTCTGTGAGCGTGCTCTCTCTCAATATTATGATGATCAAGAAGCGTTGTTAGTTTTTTATTAGGAAAGCCGTACTCTTTCCATTTGACAGCACGCATAGAGCAGTGCCATTTTTGGTTAAATAAAGATGGATACCGTTTTAAAAGAAAACTGCGGTCGAAAGAAGCATTATGAGCGATGATAGCCGAAACGCTAGTTAACAGCGATTCCACTTTTTTATCGTCTAATGTTTTATTTTTGACCATCTCATTTGTAATTCCCGTTAAGTTTGTAATGTACGGGAAAATGGGAGTTGAAGGCATATTAAATTCTTCATATTCTTCTACAATGTCGATTATTTCTCCGGTAGAAGAATCATAAGAAACAACAGCAATGGCTAGTTCGATAATATCGCATGTTTGAGCACTTAATCCCGTTGTTTCAACATCTAAAACGGCTGCTAATTTCACTTGTTCAGTTGACAACTCGTCGCCCTCCCTTTCTATTTATCATTCTATTAGCTTATCATTTTTTAACAGAAAACGTTAGTAAAAAAGATGAGGGAGCACGTACATGGGTTTATTTTATACGCCCACGTGGAAAAGGAATTTACTTTTTTAAAGGAGATGACGATAGGAAAGGAGAATAGTAATATTTACTCATCTAAATTAAGTCTTCATTGAAAATAATGAAATGAAGGAAGAAGGGGATCGTTATCATGCAATTGCTGTATATGGTACTTTTTCTTGTCTTAATTTTTTGGGGAATTACATCTTTTATTCATTACAGGAATCAAACTATTAAAGTTCGTTTGAACAAACATTATACGAATGCAGTAGAATGGATTGAAGCTGTTAAACAAGAGCTAGAAAAGCAAGGGAAATCCGTGAGTTATGAAGGGGATTTCTTGTTTAAAATTGATGAAAAACCTTATGAAATCGCAGCGCGTAATATATCTATTTGGAGCATGTCACTCTATCATATCTTGCTGCAGCGTCAAAAAGAACATTCTTAAATACAGA
This genomic interval carries:
- a CDS encoding sodium:solute symporter family protein — encoded protein: MNTALIIIFGFLLLAIYLGIRATRGKKMDLEQWSVGGRGFGTIFVFFLMAGEIYTTFTFLGGSAWAYGKGGPAFYILAYISLAYVLGYWIGPQIWRYAKKHKLMSQPDFFVSKYNSPFLGIVVSCAGVLAIVPYIILQFKGLGIIVSEASYGSISSTAAIWIGAISLTVYLMISGIHGSAWTAIVKDIMIFIVVLFLGIYMPFHYYGGLQPMFEAVHQANPTFLTLPKTGLSISWFISTVMLTVLGFYMWPHTFNATYSAENENVFRKNSIISPIYTLMLLFVFFVGFTALMQVPGLQGAEADLSLLRLSIQTFDPWIVGFIGAAGLLTALVPGSMLLMAASTSLSKNVYGVLVPSATGKQISILAKCFVPVIALVSVYFTLHGGNTIVTLLLMGYSIVTQLFPAFIFSLMKNNIVTKYGACAGIVAGIASVMYITITETTLGTLFPALPQIIKDTNVGVISLFINLVVLMVVSLATKKITAQPHFESGAVDGKQIL
- a CDS encoding DUF3311 domain-containing protein, encoding MKIIYLLCLLPFVGILGLLPFVNKVTPFILGMPFFLFWIVMWVILTSFIMGIVYKLDPAVKGGDK
- a CDS encoding maltose acetyltransferase domain-containing protein, coding for MKTEKQKMLDGELYLSADPQLMKERENARRLTRLYNQTTEREEEIRTNLLKELFGSTGNSLYIEPTFRCDYGSNIHVGENFYANFDCVLLDVCEIRIGDNCFLAPGVHIYTATHPLHALERISGAEFGKRVEIGNNVWIGGRAIINPGVKIGNNAVIASGAVVTKNVPDNVVVGGNPAVIIKRIED
- a CDS encoding PIN domain-containing protein; its protein translation is MLDEKVIIDTNIWASHALNYPEVVEYINELISNNAEFLMPTVVEMELLSHWEVETNPQVKAVKYHYIYDMTDKIVDVTSEIAQLAAQIRRKAKIESNKKIKGPDAMIAASAFIHNATLISNNNKDFAWITFNFSYRGQQLSYVNPIKDTIAYASFIKSFELPNPPDTDNSQENEKES
- a CDS encoding STAS domain-containing protein; translated protein: MSEQNQRLFEYILENSASISEEWLRQRSNIKGSIYSKDADASVEKKLREQHLYTIETIASGFLDDQEIFKQRMMKWTTEVVNSRIKFDTPIYEVVEALSKTRKIIWTYVKTYSLIHSSITKEDILSWSEVYHTTFDKLINEFSEQYYKITRQKISLQQELIDETSFPVIPIVDHIAVLPLVGLIDEIKGDSIIEVVPKRCAEKHIRHLVIDLSGVNYVDTYVAHKFFDLINILQLLGIHAIMSGVSPDMAQTAVNVGISFNKIETFGHLKQALSSLGVKKKEEE
- a CDS encoding PCYCGC domain-containing protein; this translates as MKKSIILLGILATSIGLSACSNNATTSSATNSSAHSGHEHHKAAVADIREETSGADVLPQFLKNQPKDMKLVYLSVAKNRELLEKIPCYCGCGMEANHKNSYDCFIFKNKRNGAVVWDDHGTKCGLCIEIAAKAMLDYNRGKSIKDIRKDIDEKYKEGYAQPTPTPSL
- a CDS encoding exonuclease domain-containing protein translates to MSTEQVKLAAVLDVETTGLSAQTCDIIELAIAVVSYDSSTGEIIDIVEEYEEFNMPSTPIFPYITNLTGITNEMVKNKTLDDKKVESLLTSVSAIIAHNASFDRSFLLKRYPSLFNQKWHCSMRAVKWKEYGFPNKKLTTLLDHHNIEREHAHRAMDDVKGTIDLLRQQNPSGEPYFSEVLKKAMSKPKKTAASTRF
- a CDS encoding ring-cleaving dioxygenase: MNHLKGIHHVTAITSSAEKNYEFFTYVLGMRLVKKTVNQDDIQTYHLFFADDKGSAGTDMTFFDFPGIPKGSHGTNEISKTSFRVPNDAALDYWVKRFDRLEVKHTGIQELFGKKTLSFVDFDDQQYQLISDEGNQGVESGTPWQKGPVPLQYAITGLGPIFIRIAEFNYFKEMMEKVLLFKEIAQEGDLHLFEVGEGGNGAQVVVEHNEKLPQAQQGFGTVHHVAFRVENRQALEEWINRMPSFGFHTSGYVNRHFFESLYARVAPQILFEFATDGPGFMGDEPYETLGEKLSLPPFLEPKRAEIEKLVRPIDTVRSTKEFVKE
- a CDS encoding Fur-regulated basic protein FbpA; the encoded protein is MTSEKAFEQKKDLLMNQIIESGYFKAEDGRHLYELNLSELEQTHHDLQNQKIREV